The genomic window CGTAATAAGTTTTAGCAATTTCCATGGCTTTTTTATAATATACAGCTGCATTTTTTTAAATCGCCTGTTTTATAAAAAGCCTCTGCAACACCACCAAACCCGTTTCCTTTCCAAAAATCTACCTGCAGCTTGTTAATATACTCAATAGCCTTAGCCGCATTTTTTTCTCTGGCAAACTCGGAAGCAATAGCCGATACCACATAATCATACACAATCAATTCTTCTCCAGAACCCGAAACCGGAAATTTCTTAATCCAGACTTTATAGGCATTTTCTTTACCCTCTGCTGTTTTCTCGTCATAAATTTTGCCAGCTTCCTGCGCCCTCGCTCTCGAACCTTTAGGGAACTTCTGTAATTCTACCTGAACAAGCGAATCGGAAGCTTTTACGTTTTTTAACCGATAATAGTAATTAATGGCCAGGTCAACATCTTTTTCCTGATCGGCAGCTCCCAGTTTTTGTAATTTGGCTGCCAATAAGGTCTTATCAGCAGGTTCCTTCGAAGCTACCAATTTGTCTAGATAAATACTGGTTGTATCTACTGGTTTGGTTTGTGCTTTTAAACCACTTATACTTCCTAAAATGAGGATAGAAAGCAATCCTAACATTTTGTTATTTATATTTAATGTACTCATGTGATTAATCTTTAAATAGGTTTGATAATGTGTTATTCAATTCTTCTCCACGCAGATCTTTTGCAACCACTTTTCCATCCTTATCCAATAAAAAACTCGCGGGAACCGATTTTACACCATATAATGCTGCAGCAGAATTCGACCAGCCTTTAAGCTCAGAAACATGTTTCCAGGTTAAACCATCATCGTTAATTGCTTTTAGCCAGGCTTCTTTTTTGCTGTCTAACGATACGCCTAAAATTTCGAAACCTTTATCATGGTATTTTTTGTAGGCAGCAACTACATTCGGATTTTCTTTACGGCAGGGACCGCACCAGCTTGCCCAAAAATCTACTAAAACATATTTTCCACGAAGTGCAGAAAGTTTAAGTGGTTTTCCATCTACATCATTCATTACAAAATCCGGAGCCAGTTTTCCCGGAGCAGTTTTATTGGTTAATGCTAAACTGGCTTTAATAGCTTTTCCATAAAATGAAGCTTTAACCGCTGGGGTAAATAATGCATACATGGCTGCTGCTTGTTTCGGATATGGATAACTAATAAAGCGGTCTTCTACAATTGCGGCAACTGCTACCGAAGAGGCGTGTGCTGTTACATAAGCTTTCACTGCATTTTGATTAAGTACATCAAGTGCTTTAAATTCATCATCGAAGGGTTTACGCTGCGCCGGGCTTAAGGTTACTTTACCTTTTTGATTTGCACTATCTAAACGGCGGTAAATATCACCAGCTTTTGCTGTTATCGATTTCCAAGGGCCATCATAAAAACCAAAATAAACATCGGTTTCTGGCGAACCGATCACTTTGGCCTTAAATAACGAATCCTTATCGCCAACGATTGAGATGTTTCTATTTTCTAAAAGAAAGTTTTTTTGTTGCTTACCGCCCTTAAGCTTTAAGGCATACATTTTAACCTCGGGCACGGTACCACTAAAAGCGAAACTGCCATTGGTAATAACAGTAGAATCCTTAATTTCTTTATCGCCAATGTTATGCGAAAGATAAATTAATCCCTTATCTATCCCTTTTATCTTACCCGTTAATTTATATCCTTTTTGTATGCTAAACGCACTTGCTACTAAGAGAACCAAGGTAGCTGTTGCTATTAATTTTATTGCCTTTTTCATGATTGATGTAGTTATGGGAGCCAAACAGGCTCCCAATAGTTAATTTTGATAACCTGGATTTTGTGTTAGAGATGGATTAGCAAGAATCTGTGCTTGCGGAATTGGTAATAAAACGGAAGTTGATTTCCAGGTTGGTTTTAATGCGCTAATTACGACATTTGCGCGACCAGTTCTTTTTAAATCTAACCAGCGGTGGCCCCATTCGCCAAAAAATTCTACTTTTCGTTCCTGTTCAATAGCAGCTAACATCTGTCCTTGATCTAAAGTAGCACTCACACCACCTAAACCAGCCCTGGTTCTAACCATATCGATATCTGTTTTTGCACCAGAAAGGTTGTTTTGTTGCGCACGGGCCTCAGCACGGATCAGGTATTGTTCAGCAAACCTAAGCGCAACATTATATTCATTGCCAGTTCCAGAGCCTATTTTATATTTGCTTATACCATAGTAGGTTTTTCCGCCAATTGTTTTGGTAACTGTCCAATTGGTACGGCGTAAATCAGTTGTATTTTCAAAGTTTTGATACGTTACATCTGCAAGAGTATAAGTTGGAATCACAGAAGGTAAGGTTACATATGCAGCGCCAGGCACAGAAAGCCCGGAAATATTACCGATCTGCCAGATAATTTCATTACTGGTATTAACAAAAGCCGCCTCTGGTGCCGGAAGTGTATAAACTGCTGAACCTATAACCTGTGTAGCCTGTGCTTCTGCATTTGCATAATCTTTTTGGTAGAGGTAAACACGAGCTAAAAGTGCTGTTGCTGCATATTTGTTTACCCTGCCCCTAAATGTGCCCGCATAAGCTGTAGGTAATAGATTTTGCGCTTCAGTTAAGTCCTTTATAATCTGTGTATAAACTCCTGTTGTTGATGTACGCGGCAAAGCTGCATTTTCGAAAGCTGAATAATCGTCTTTTAGCGGCAACGGTACGTCTCCATAAAGATTTACGAGATGGAAGTACGAAAACGCCCGCATAAATTTAGCTTCACCCAAAAGCTGATTTTTTATAGAAGGGGTCAAAGTTGTGGAAGCGCTGAGACCACTAATAGCGTTATTAGCATTTTTAACCAATTGGTAAGTTGTTCCCCATATGGTATTAGCTGTGCCATTAGTATTGGTTATGGCATTATTCGCAAATTCCTGGATCAATACATTACTAGCATTGTATTGCAGATCATCACTAGAAACTCCAGAATAAAAAGTAAGCGATGTAATTAACCCATTGGTAGCCTGCGATGAAAATGAATACAAGCCCATCACAACACTCTGCGCAGCGGCATCTGTTTTAAAGGCATCTTCGAACAAAATCTGGGTGGGGGGCGCCCCCAATTCTACAAATTTTTTGCAAGAAGTAACAGTTAAGACTGTTGTAAGGATAATTGTTTTATAAAAGAAACTTCTATATATATTTTTCATGATTTAATCAGTTAAAATGAACAGTTAACACCAAATACAATTGTTCTTAATGGAGGTAATACCTGACTAAGTGTACCAGTGCCCAAACCCGGAGGCCCACCTTGAATCGTTGTCTCGGTATCTAAGATGTATTTGTTCTTTGCCCATGTATATAAATTCTGGCCTTGAATAAAGATGTTACAGCTAGACATTTTAATCTGCTTTAACCATTCTGTAGGCAAAGAATACAATAGGTTTACAGACCTTAGTTTTAAATATGAGGCGTCCCCATATACTGCATCAGAAGATGTGAAATTGTTATAGGAAGCGGCAATTACTGATCCTGCTGTTGCCGATGCTCCCGGTAAGTTAGCATTTGTGTTTGTCGGTGTCCATCTTCCCAACCAATAGTCGTTTTGGTTACCAAGTGCCCCAGGCCTGTTATTTACAATCTGCGTAACGCCAAAGCGATGGTTAAGTTGAAAAAATATGCCAAGTTCAAAATTCTTATAAGTGAAAGTATTGTTGAAACCTCCAAAAAATGGTGTTCCTAAATCTGCAATATAAAGGTCCTTGGTGGTAATACTACCATCACCATCTTTATCCTCATAAACCGCTGCTCCGTTGGCAGGGTTAACGCCTAGAAAGTGATACAGACGAATGACATTGATTGGTTGCTCTACAATATAAGATGATGAATAAAAAGATTTCTCCAGACCTGGGAAAGCTGTAACTTTATTACTGGTAAAAGTGAAGTTCGCAGAAGTTTTCCACGAAAAATCTTTTGTCATCACATTGATGGAATTCAGTTCAAGTTCCAGCCCTTTATTCTGTATTGTAGCTGGTAAGTTTAACATATAACTGTTATATCCGCTTTGGCTGGCTAGCGCATTCGAAGTGATTTGATCTGAAGACCTGTTTCTGTAATAGTTGGCAGTAAAAGAGATCCGGTCCTTTAAAAAACCTAGATCTATAGCAAACTCCATTTTTTTGGTGGCTTCCCATTGAATTGATTCGTTAGGTAATGTGTTAACATTTGTGGCGGCATTGCCCAAATACGCAGTAGATGATGAATACAACGGTAAATAGATATAATTAGGAATCTGATCATTTCCTGTTGTGCCGTAACTTCCTCTAATTTTACCAAAACTCAGGAAAGGAAGTTTATCTTTTATAAATCCTTCATTTGAGAATACCCAGCCTGCACCAATAGCACCAAAATTACCGAAGCGGTTTATCGTTCCAAACCTTGATGAACCATCTCTTCTGAAAGTAGCATTAAAAAGATATTTCTCCTGCCAGTTGTAGTTTAATTTGGCAAAAACTGCATCATATTTATACTTTACAATATTGTTATACCTTACCGTAGTAGTACCGGCAGCACTCAATGTGCCCAAGAGCGCTTCATTGCTATAATTCGTTCCAGCAAGATAAAGGCCATTGGATGTATTTTGCTGAAAACTTGTTCCAATAAGCGCAGTTAATATTCCTCCGCCAATATTTTTAACATAGTCTAAAGTTGGCTCAACAATCCAGTTTTGGGCATTCAGATTAGTGAAATCAGCCGAACTTGAAGGATTGTTCGCAGGATTCTGAGCTGATGCCGGATTTGTAGCTGTCTGATCCAACCTGGTATTGGTATAACCAAAATTTGCTTTTGCCGTTAAGCCTTGTAAAATGGTGTACTTCAAATTGGCATTAGCAATTAAGTTATTGGTTACCCCATTGTATCGCTTTAGTAAAGTTGCCAGCGGGTTAGTATAATTTGTAGACCAAAACAATTTACCTGCAGCATCGTAAAGTGGCAAATTTGGCGGCAAATTGTACACTGATGAGATATCTTCGGTTGGTATATTGGTATTATCATTAGCATAACTAACAGAAAAAGAAGCAGTGAATTTCTTATTTAGCGAGCTATGGTCTAAATTCAATCTCGAAGAGAATCTTTTGTCATTATTATCGCCTAAAAAGACAGTACTTTCTCTGCGGTATGCAGAATTGAAGAAAAAGCGGGTCTGCTCATTACCACCAGACATTGATGCCTGAATTTCATTTATGTGGCCCCTGTTCCCAATAAACATTTTCTGGAAATCGGTTGAGCTGTTTCTGTCCCATACCGTCAAATCGGGGGCATTATTGCTATTCGGCGTTACACCATCATTTTTAAACGCTTCTGTTCGCAGTGCCAGGTATTGTTCCAGATCTAACATTGGGATAAAACGGTTCACTTCTGTAAAGCCAGTGTTAAGGTTGAGGCCAATTTTTACTTTTCCCGATTTTCCTTTTTTAGTGGTAATTAAAACTACGCCATTTGCACCCCTCGATCCATAAATTGAAGTGGCATCAGCATCTTTCAAAATATCGATACGTTCAATATCAGATGGGTTGATCATACTGAATGGACTAATTCCTCCACTTGCACCCGAAATTCCAGAAGCATTTAAATTATCTGTTGGAGGCTGACCTCCGTTGAAATTTGTAAACGGAACCCCATCAATTACATACAAGGGAATCCCTCCCGAGCTAAGCGAATTCTGGCCTCTGATCTGCACCTGGATTGCTCCACCTGGAACACCATTGTTCTGGGCAATCAACACGCCCGACATCCTACCTGACAATGCCGCTAGGGGGTTACCAACTGGCTGTTTTTCGATTTCTTTCGCTGTAATAGATGCAATAGAGCCTGTACTCGTTTTTCTCGTTGTAGTACCATAACCAATAATCTGTACCTCGTTCAGGCTACCAACTGAAGGTTTCATTACAATCTTATACGAATTTTCTGAGCCAATAACCTGCTCTGTATTCTGATAACCGATACACGTAAAAAGCAGCACTTTCGTTCCCTCATCCGGAAGGTTAATTCCAAACTGGCCGTTTCTATCAGTCGCTGTACTTACCTTATTGTTTTGTTTCAACAGGATCGAAACCCCTGGGATAGGAACTCCATCTTCATCTACCACAATACCAGAAATCCTGATATCAACAGGCGCCTCTTTAACTTCTGGTTTTATCGAAGAAATTAAAATCCTGTTATTTAACTGCGTTATTTTAAAACGTTTAGAGTTAAACAGCATATCAAGCAGCTCCTGAACCGTACGTTTTTGTACCGGGATATTTATTTCCTTTAGTTCTTTAAGATCGGTATTCCTGTAAATAAAAATAAAAGGTGTTTGCTTTTGAATTTTTTCAATAGCAGAGAATACACTCTCATGATTTAATCCAAGCACTACTTCTGTATTGGAGATCGATTGACCTTTGGTATTAGAAGCAAAGATTAATGAAGAGGTGGCAAAAGTTATTATAGCTAATACAAAGCTTAAACGCATAATCTGACGAATTAGATATCGTGATTTTTTGGAAGCGAAAAATTTCTTACAGGGATTCCCTCCCTCTGCTGATTGTGCAGAAAATTTCATAATTTTAAATGTTTTAAATGATGCCTAAATTGTTTAATACATGCTGTTCCAATTCCAGCTGGAACAGTGCAAATTTTATCTCTCTGTCTTGCAAGGACAGGGAGATTTTTTTCATCAGATGTGGAAATAGTAGAGTTCTTTCATGTGGTTTGGTTTGTTTGGTTTTAGTTGATTGATTATTTAATTATTGCAATCCTTGCCCGAAATTAAAATCTCGTTGGCTTTGGTTACGTATGCTGCATTATTAAAGGAAGTTATTACCTGCAAAATCTCATCTAAACTTTCTCCTTTCTGAAAAGTTGTGGTAAAGCGGCAGTTTTTACCGCTATCATCCACAAAAGTAATTTTGGTTCCAAAACGTTTAGCCAATACTTCAATGGCATCTTTCATGGTAATATCTTCAAAGAAAATATCTTTTGCCTGCCAGTCTACAACTTCCTGCGATATCACTTTGGTCAGGCTTGGCATTTTTCTTTTCTCATCAAAGGTTAGCTGTTGATTAGGTGTAAGTACCCCTAAAAGCTTTTGATGATCTTGCACACTTACTTTCCCACGCGTTACCGTTACTACAACCTTCTGTCCGTCAATGGCTTTAATATTGAAAGCGGTACCCAATACAGTTGTTTTAACTTTTCCCGCATAAACGATAAAGGGCTTGGCCGAATCATGAACAATATCAAAATATCCTTCCCCTTTAAGTGTAACTTCTCTGGTATTGCCATCAAAATGTTGGGGATATAGCAAAACCGCACCATTGTTTAAGATTACTGTACTCCCATCTGGTAATACTATTTTTTTATGCTCAGTTTTTGCTACCACATTAACAACTGTGGTATTGGTTTTAACGGTTATTTTTTGTGTTGCAGGTTTTAAAAAATAAAAAGTAGAAAAACCTGCAATCAATAGTACAGCAGCCCAACCTATCCAGGCAAAATTTAATTTAAAAGACTTCTTTTCTTCCGCGAGAACAATTTCATTAAAAATTTTATTGGCCTTACTTTCTGCTATAGTGTCTTCAGATTGAAATAAATCCCAATCCTTTTCCATTAAGCGTTTTTCAAATTCAACATTGCTTGAGGCGTTAAGATGATTAAATAAAACGCTCTTTTCTTCTTCGGAGATCGTATTTTGAGCATACTTCTCCAGAAGTTCACTTATTTCTTCATTTTTCATACAAATGGCGATATAGAAAAGATATTATTTTGTTCGTTTTAATAGTTGACGTTTGTGAAGCATAAAAAGGGGTAGTTAAAAAAACATTTTTCTCAAATATTTTTAAATTTTAACCGTATTTTAAAAGAAAACCATTATAAAACAGGATAGATTACATTATTTCAGCAATCCAAGGAAAACGAAAGATATAAGGGGTATGGTATTATTTTCACCAACCATGGTACGTAATGATTTTAGTGCTTCTCTTAAGTGAACCTTAACAGTAGCGGGCGCAATATGGAGTATTTCTGCAACTTCTTTTTGTTTCATCCCCTCAATATGGCACATGCGGTAAACCAGTCCTTGCTGTTTGGGTAATTTGGCAAGTAATTGATCAACGTAGCTTTGCGCATCTTTTCGCATAATGGCATCTTCAGTCCCGGTGTCCTGCTCGCTCCACTCAACTTTCTGTAAGTCTGATGTTTTGTTTTCAGCGGCAATAGCCCTAAGCAAGTCTAAAGTAAGGTTAACGGCAATTCTTCGAATGTATCCACCAAAGTTTTCAATGGCATTCAGATTTCCCCTTTTTAACCAAATTTTAAGGAAGGTTTCCTGAACGACCTCTTCAGCTTTTTCTTTAGATTTCAGGTAGCGGTTGGCGTAAGAAAAAACCTTATTTTTATAAGCATCAAAGATCAAGCGAAAGGCCTGTTGATCACCAACAGCAATTTTGAGAATCAAATCCCGCTCCTCTCCCAATTCCTTATTTTGCATATACTAATATAATATTTCCAAAGCAGGTTTCCTTGCTTGATTAAGCATTTAATCCTATAAAAATTTTCAATTTGATAGACTGAAGTTGGATTTATAAAAAACCTATATTACACTAAATTAGTCCACAATCTGGTATAGCTATAAAACCATGTTTTTCCCAAAATCTCATCTTTTGGTAAGACTACAAAAAAATCCAACAATTATTTCTAATTCTTCTATAATTTGACAATAAAAATCGCTAAACACCCAAAATATCACCATCCACACAAAAATAAACCTGAAATTTAAAATACTCATTCAAATGTCTGAAAATATTCAGGTAAAAAAGACTTTAGTATATTTGATGGCATGAAAGCTATTCTGGAGCTAAAACTGGAAAAGGAGTTGAAAGATTCCTTTTCGATTACCTATTTTAAGGATAGTTTTAACATGGAGCAATCCGGCCGATGTGCATACCGATTAACCTACAACCGGATTTTATTGATCACGAACGGATCAGGAGCAATCAATATTGATGATCAGGTTTTTCAAATCATTGATCACGAAATCTTTTTGATAGCAAAAGGACAGATCATCAATTTTAATGAGGATGCCAAATTTTCGGGTTTTGAACTGAGTTTTGGAGATTGCTTTTGGGAACGAAGCCCAGCAAGCGCTAACAACTGCAAAGCGGTACTATTCAACAATGCGGCAAATAATCAGCAGTTATCTTTAGCACGAAAAGATCATAGTCAATTAAGCTCACTTTTTGAAAGTTTACATACCGAATTTAGCTCACCAGATTATGTCAATAAACTAGATGCCATGGCGGCTTATCTAAAAATCATCATGATTAAAATTGCGAACGTAAATGCAGCCTTAACATCGGGAATTGATGGTTACGAAAATAAACTTTATAGAAATTTTATAGAATTGATCAGCCAGCATTACCAAAGCTCGCATGAGGTTAGAGATTATGCCGACCTGATGGGTATATCTTCAAGAAAATTAACCGAGCTTTCTAAAAAATGCAGTGGTAGGGGCGCTAAGGATTTAATAAACGGGCAACTTATTGCCGAAGCCAAGCGCGGTTTACAATTTTCATCGAAACCTGTTAAAGAAATTGCCTATCAACTTAATTTTAGTTCACCAGATCAGTTCAGTCATTTTTTTAAAAAGAATACGGCTATTTCTCCTCAAAATTATAGAATGCTTTTTGTTAACATTGGTATTTAATTTTTTTAGTAATGGCAAGCGTTAGCTAACCCTTACGCCTACCATTTTAAAGGAACCTTATTCATTCCACGGAGAATGTAAGATGCAATCACAAAAGTTTTTACGGTGAAAATTAGGAATCATATAGGCACATACATCTGCTTTGATGTTCCCAAAAGTGGTTTCCGTTTTGTGCTCAAAGCCACCAAAAAATGTCGGAATAATCTTTTTCTTAAAATCATTGCGCGGAAAAGCTTTTACAATGGCTAAACGATCCGCTTCTGCAAGGTTTTCATAACCTTCGCCCATTACATCAAGCCCTACACCGCTATACATTAATGCCACTTCATTTTCCTTATGCTCGGCAATACCAATGGTAGTATGCAAAGCGATTGTATCCCATACCAATTGCAGCGATTCTTTTTGCAGTCCATGGCTTTTTAAGAAATCTCTGGCAGCATTTGCACCATCAACCTCGAAACGGAGATCGGCACTACTATATTGTTTGGTAAGACCCAGATCATGAAATACTGAACTTACATATAGCAATTCCGGATCATATTTAAGGCTATTTCTTTTTCCATTTAATGAAGAGAAAAGAAAAACACGCAGAGAATGGTTGTAAATAAATTCTGTTCCGTGTTGCAATAAAAGTTCTGTTGCCTGCTTGGCGATCGAACTATCGGGAATGGAGATTCCCGCAACTGATTTTGGCATACTAACTGACATATTTTTAAAATTTATATGTCAAAGGTAAAACGATAAAAAAGTTTCAGAATGTTAAAAATGGATAAGCACATGTC from Flavobacterium sp. W4I14 includes these protein-coding regions:
- a CDS encoding hypothetical protein (product_source=Hypo-rule applied; cath_funfam=1.10.8.40; superfamily=48452); its protein translation is MSTLNINNKMLGLLSILILGSISGLKAQTKPVDTTSIYLDKLVASKEPADKTLLAAKLQKLGAADQEKDVDLAINYYYRLKNVKASDSLVQVELQKFPKGSRARAQEAGKIYDEKTAEGKENAYKVWIKKFPVSGSGEELIVYDYVVSAIASEFAREKNAAKAIEYINKLQVDFWKGNGFGGVAEAFYKTGDLKKCSCIL
- a CDS encoding thiol-disulfide isomerase/thioredoxin (product_source=COG0526; cath_funfam=3.40.30.10; cleavage_site_network=SignalP-noTM; cog=COG0526; pfam=PF00578,PF14289; superfamily=52833; transmembrane_helix_parts=Inside_1_6,TMhelix_7_24,Outside_25_373), producing the protein MKKAIKLIATATLVLLVASAFSIQKGYKLTGKIKGIDKGLIYLSHNIGDKEIKDSTVITNGSFAFSGTVPEVKMYALKLKGGKQQKNFLLENRNISIVGDKDSLFKAKVIGSPETDVYFGFYDGPWKSITAKAGDIYRRLDSANQKGKVTLSPAQRKPFDDEFKALDVLNQNAVKAYVTAHASSVAVAAIVEDRFISYPYPKQAAAMYALFTPAVKASFYGKAIKASLALTNKTAPGKLAPDFVMNDVDGKPLKLSALRGKYVLVDFWASWCGPCRKENPNVVAAYKKYHDKGFEILGVSLDSKKEAWLKAINDDGLTWKHVSELKGWSNSAAALYGVKSVPASFLLDKDGKVVAKDLRGEELNNTLSNLFKD
- a CDS encoding hypothetical protein (product_source=Hypo-rule applied; ko=KO:K21572; pfam=PF07980,PF14322; superfamily=48452), which gives rise to MKNIYRSFFYKTIILTTVLTVTSCKKFVELGAPPTQILFEDAFKTDAAAQSVVMGLYSFSSQATNGLITSLTFYSGVSSDDLQYNASNVLIQEFANNAITNTNGTANTIWGTTYQLVKNANNAISGLSASTTLTPSIKNQLLGEAKFMRAFSYFHLVNLYGDVPLPLKDDYSAFENAALPRTSTTGVYTQIIKDLTEAQNLLPTAYAGTFRGRVNKYAATALLARVYLYQKDYANAEAQATQVIGSAVYTLPAPEAAFVNTSNEIIWQIGNISGLSVPGAAYVTLPSVIPTYTLADVTYQNFENTTDLRRTNWTVTKTIGGKTYYGISKYKIGSGTGNEYNVALRFAEQYLIRAEARAQQNNLSGAKTDIDMVRTRAGLGGVSATLDQGQMLAAIEQERKVEFFGEWGHRWLDLKRTGRANVVISALKPTWKSTSVLLPIPQAQILANPSLTQNPGYQN
- a CDS encoding TonB-linked SusC/RagA family outer membrane protein (product_source=TIGR04056; cath_funfam=2.170.130.10,2.60.40.1120; cog=COG1629; pfam=PF00593,PF07715,PF13715; superfamily=49464,56935; tigrfam=TIGR04056; transmembrane_helix_parts=Inside_1_32,TMhelix_33_50,Outside_51_1127) translates to MKFSAQSAEGGNPCKKFFASKKSRYLIRQIMRLSFVLAIITFATSSLIFASNTKGQSISNTEVVLGLNHESVFSAIEKIQKQTPFIFIYRNTDLKELKEINIPVQKRTVQELLDMLFNSKRFKITQLNNRILISSIKPEVKEAPVDIRISGIVVDEDGVPIPGVSILLKQNNKVSTATDRNGQFGINLPDEGTKVLLFTCIGYQNTEQVIGSENSYKIVMKPSVGSLNEVQIIGYGTTTRKTSTGSIASITAKEIEKQPVGNPLAALSGRMSGVLIAQNNGVPGGAIQVQIRGQNSLSSGGIPLYVIDGVPFTNFNGGQPPTDNLNASGISGASGGISPFSMINPSDIERIDILKDADATSIYGSRGANGVVLITTKKGKSGKVKIGLNLNTGFTEVNRFIPMLDLEQYLALRTEAFKNDGVTPNSNNAPDLTVWDRNSSTDFQKMFIGNRGHINEIQASMSGGNEQTRFFFNSAYRRESTVFLGDNNDKRFSSRLNLDHSSLNKKFTASFSVSYANDNTNIPTEDISSVYNLPPNLPLYDAAGKLFWSTNYTNPLATLLKRYNGVTNNLIANANLKYTILQGLTAKANFGYTNTRLDQTATNPASAQNPANNPSSSADFTNLNAQNWIVEPTLDYVKNIGGGILTALIGTSFQQNTSNGLYLAGTNYSNEALLGTLSAAGTTTVRYNNIVKYKYDAVFAKLNYNWQEKYLFNATFRRDGSSRFGTINRFGNFGAIGAGWVFSNEGFIKDKLPFLSFGKIRGSYGTTGNDQIPNYIYLPLYSSSTAYLGNAATNVNTLPNESIQWEATKKMEFAIDLGFLKDRISFTANYYRNRSSDQITSNALASQSGYNSYMLNLPATIQNKGLELELNSINVMTKDFSWKTSANFTFTSNKVTAFPGLEKSFYSSSYIVEQPINVIRLYHFLGVNPANGAAVYEDKDGDGSITTKDLYIADLGTPFFGGFNNTFTYKNFELGIFFQLNHRFGVTQIVNNRPGALGNQNDYWLGRWTPTNTNANLPGASATAGSVIAASYNNFTSSDAVYGDASYLKLRSVNLLYSLPTEWLKQIKMSSCNIFIQGQNLYTWAKNKYILDTETTIQGGPPGLGTGTLSQVLPPLRTIVFGVNCSF
- a CDS encoding transmembrane sensor (product_source=KO:K07165; cath_funfam=2.60.40.1180,3.40.50.1370; cog=COG3712; ko=KO:K07165; pfam=PF04773,PF16344; superfamily=51182; transmembrane_helix_parts=Inside_1_78,TMhelix_79_101,Outside_102_330), which codes for MKNEEISELLEKYAQNTISEEEKSVLFNHLNASSNVEFEKRLMEKDWDLFQSEDTIAESKANKIFNEIVLAEEKKSFKLNFAWIGWAAVLLIAGFSTFYFLKPATQKITVKTNTTVVNVVAKTEHKKIVLPDGSTVILNNGAVLLYPQHFDGNTREVTLKGEGYFDIVHDSAKPFIVYAGKVKTTVLGTAFNIKAIDGQKVVVTVTRGKVSVQDHQKLLGVLTPNQQLTFDEKRKMPSLTKVISQEVVDWQAKDIFFEDITMKDAIEVLAKRFGTKITFVDDSGKNCRFTTTFQKGESLDEILQVITSFNNAAYVTKANEILISGKDCNN
- a CDS encoding RNA polymerase sigma-70 factor (family 1) (product_source=TIGR02985; cath_funfam=1.10.10.10,1.10.1740.10; cog=COG1595; pfam=PF04542,PF08281; superfamily=88659,88946; tigrfam=TIGR02985), with amino-acid sequence MQNKELGEERDLILKIAVGDQQAFRLIFDAYKNKVFSYANRYLKSKEKAEEVVQETFLKIWLKRGNLNAIENFGGYIRRIAVNLTLDLLRAIAAENKTSDLQKVEWSEQDTGTEDAIMRKDAQSYVDQLLAKLPKQQGLVYRMCHIEGMKQKEVAEILHIAPATVKVHLREALKSLRTMVGENNTIPLISFVFLGLLK
- a CDS encoding AraC family transcriptional activator of pobA (product_source=KO:K18954; cath_funfam=1.10.10.60; cog=COG2207; ko=KO:K18954; pfam=PF12833; smart=SM00342; superfamily=46689,51215), giving the protein MKAILELKLEKELKDSFSITYFKDSFNMEQSGRCAYRLTYNRILLITNGSGAINIDDQVFQIIDHEIFLIAKGQIINFNEDAKFSGFELSFGDCFWERSPASANNCKAVLFNNAANNQQLSLARKDHSQLSSLFESLHTEFSSPDYVNKLDAMAAYLKIIMIKIANVNAALTSGIDGYENKLYRNFIELISQHYQSSHEVRDYADLMGISSRKLTELSKKCSGRGAKDLINGQLIAEAKRGLQFSSKPVKEIAYQLNFSSPDQFSHFFKKNTAISPQNYRMLFVNIGI
- a CDS encoding hypothetical protein (product_source=Hypo-rule applied; cath_funfam=1.10.3210.10; pfam=PF01966; smart=SM00471; superfamily=109604), which gives rise to MSVSMPKSVAGISIPDSSIAKQATELLLQHGTEFIYNHSLRVFLFSSLNGKRNSLKYDPELLYVSSVFHDLGLTKQYSSADLRFEVDGANAARDFLKSHGLQKESLQLVWDTIALHTTIGIAEHKENEVALMYSGVGLDVMGEGYENLAEADRLAIVKAFPRNDFKKKIIPTFFGGFEHKTETTFGNIKADVCAYMIPNFHRKNFCDCILHSPWNE